Proteins encoded within one genomic window of Dethiobacter alkaliphilus AHT 1:
- a CDS encoding Abi family protein, which translates to MGNNSEKARIKKPTTFGEQVNILKSRGLAIKDEERAIETLSRINYYRLSAYMLSYKADNKFYEGVSFDDVYSLYEFDKKLRSMIMGVLETIEVAFRTHISYIIAHKYGATGYENQENFRNTTHHSNMMQKIKEEIERSDEVFVQHHKSAYEGVFPVWVVIELTSFGLLSKIYNNMRDDDQNKIAGDYYNTKGEYVKSWLYALSVFRNICAHYGRLYDRRLKITPKLFRGDMKKGIKNDTVFSVLFITGRLLRNKSEWKNFVTNLTALIENTEQVDLKLMGFPDNWEEVLRTI; encoded by the coding sequence ATGGGCAATAATAGTGAGAAGGCCAGGATCAAAAAGCCAACCACCTTTGGAGAGCAAGTCAATATATTAAAAAGCAGGGGCTTGGCAATTAAAGATGAAGAGCGGGCTATAGAAACCCTTAGCAGAATAAATTATTATCGGCTAAGTGCATACATGCTTTCATATAAGGCCGATAATAAGTTTTATGAAGGGGTATCATTTGACGATGTCTATAGTCTTTATGAGTTCGATAAAAAGCTACGCAGCATGATTATGGGCGTGTTGGAAACTATTGAAGTTGCTTTTAGAACACATATTTCATATATAATCGCTCATAAATATGGGGCGACAGGCTACGAAAACCAGGAGAACTTTAGAAATACAACTCATCATAGTAACATGATGCAAAAAATTAAAGAAGAAATAGAACGAAGTGATGAGGTTTTTGTACAGCACCACAAATCAGCTTACGAAGGAGTTTTCCCTGTTTGGGTTGTTATTGAACTGACTTCTTTTGGTCTGTTGTCAAAAATTTACAACAACATGAGAGACGATGATCAAAATAAAATAGCTGGCGATTACTATAATACAAAGGGTGAGTATGTTAAGTCTTGGCTGTACGCTTTATCAGTTTTTAGAAATATTTGTGCGCACTACGGAAGATTATATGACAGGCGTCTAAAAATCACCCCAAAATTATTTAGGGGTGACATGAAAAAGGGGATAAAGAATGATACGGTATTTTCTGTACTTTTTATCACCGGTAGGTTGCTACGGAACAAAAGTGAGTGGAAGAATTTTGTGACAAACCTTACGGCTTTAATCGAGAATACCGAACAAGTAGACTTGAAATTGATGGGTTTTCCTGATAATTGGGAGGAAGTACTTAGAACAATATAG
- a CDS encoding DUF1540 domain-containing protein, translating into MTRIEDTPCGTVGIGGVFLLSICHTKRYGGGKMARVVCRAVYCAHNVGGDFCNAAGITINENKSGEEETDCSTFLPRDFSASLSSMDNVNYAGMVARAFSRLPLANPDVECEVDYCEYHNGDKGCAAGEIQVLSANALTSAETFCGTYRPKSIGDYK; encoded by the coding sequence ATGACCAGGATTGAAGATACGCCCTGCGGTACCGTCGGAATTGGCGGTGTTTTTTTGTTGTCAATTTGCCATACTAAGCGGTATGGGGGTGGGAAGATGGCACGTGTTGTTTGCAGGGCAGTGTATTGTGCGCATAATGTGGGCGGCGATTTTTGTAACGCCGCAGGAATCACCATAAATGAAAATAAGTCGGGTGAAGAAGAAACAGATTGTAGTACTTTTTTGCCAAGGGATTTTTCCGCATCGCTTTCTTCCATGGATAATGTAAACTATGCCGGCATGGTGGCCCGTGCTTTTAGCCGACTGCCGCTGGCTAATCCGGATGTAGAGTGTGAAGTGGATTACTGTGAATATCATAACGGAGATAAAGGTTGCGCAGCCGGAGAAATCCAGGTTCTAAGCGCCAATGCGCTTACCTCGGCGGAAACCTTTTGCGGCACGTACCGACCTAAATCGATAGGAGATTATAAATGA
- a CDS encoding metal-dependent hydrolase translates to MPNVRFLGHACFQLEQNGKTYLFDPFITDNPQATVKADEVQADYIFVSHAHADHLGDTFEIAKRTGATVISTFEIIQECEKEDVKGHPMHVGGKTKFEFGYVRVTPAFHGAGIAGGHACGFILNFGEFTVYFAGDTSLFGDMKLLGEIERINLFLVPIGGNFTMDIDDAVYATKFVGADTVIPFHYNTWPLIAADPLEFKNKVEKNTSSRCLVLNPGEDVQV, encoded by the coding sequence ATGCCTAATGTCCGCTTTCTCGGCCACGCCTGCTTTCAACTGGAGCAGAACGGCAAAACGTATCTTTTTGACCCCTTCATCACCGATAACCCACAGGCTACTGTAAAAGCAGATGAAGTGCAGGCAGATTACATCTTTGTCTCCCACGCCCATGCCGACCATCTGGGGGACACATTTGAAATTGCCAAAAGAACGGGAGCCACAGTAATTTCTACCTTTGAAATTATCCAGGAATGCGAAAAAGAGGATGTCAAAGGACATCCCATGCATGTGGGTGGAAAAACAAAGTTTGAATTTGGTTATGTCCGTGTCACCCCGGCCTTTCACGGAGCCGGCATTGCCGGAGGTCATGCCTGCGGCTTCATCCTCAATTTCGGTGAGTTTACTGTTTACTTTGCCGGAGACACCAGCCTGTTTGGTGACATGAAACTGCTGGGCGAAATAGAGCGCATTAACCTCTTTTTAGTCCCCATCGGCGGAAATTTCACCATGGACATTGATGATGCGGTGTACGCCACCAAGTTCGTGGGTGCAGATACGGTTATCCCCTTCCATTACAATACCTGGCCGCTGATTGCCGCCGATCCGCTGGAATTTAAAAACAAGGTGGAGAAAAACACCTCCAGCCGCTGCCTGGTTTTAAATCCAGGCGAAGATGTGCAGGTTTAG
- a CDS encoding NAD(P)/FAD-dependent oxidoreductase — protein sequence MEKVDVAIIGCGPAGLSAAVNVKARNRSVLLVGPKLCSSALHKAHRVNNYLGMPGLSGDELRKSFIRHVREMGVDITQVSVSGIFPMGDSFQLQVQDEFWEARTVILTTGVFAAKSLPGENTYVGKGISYCGTCDAMFYRDKTIAVLADDVEHEDEVRFLAEVAKKVYFLPKYEKTGELLPNVEVLRDKVKEFQGGERMETLLLAEGGELNVDGAFLLKEQMPMAQLVNGLELVEKHIKVDTNMATNIPGVFAAGDVAGKPYQVAKAVGQGQLAALSAVAYVDSKKGAPV from the coding sequence GTGGAAAAGGTTGATGTGGCCATTATCGGATGCGGTCCTGCCGGACTGTCTGCGGCGGTAAATGTAAAAGCGCGAAACCGAAGCGTATTGTTGGTGGGTCCCAAGCTTTGCAGCTCGGCGTTGCATAAGGCTCATAGGGTAAATAATTATCTGGGCATGCCCGGATTATCCGGTGATGAACTGCGTAAGAGCTTTATTCGCCATGTACGGGAAATGGGTGTTGATATTACCCAGGTAAGTGTTTCAGGCATCTTTCCCATGGGAGATTCCTTTCAGCTGCAGGTCCAGGACGAGTTCTGGGAAGCCAGGACAGTTATTTTAACCACTGGAGTTTTTGCGGCTAAAAGCCTGCCCGGTGAAAACACATATGTGGGCAAAGGTATCTCTTACTGCGGTACCTGTGACGCCATGTTCTACCGGGATAAAACCATTGCGGTGCTGGCTGATGACGTGGAGCATGAGGATGAAGTGCGCTTTTTAGCGGAAGTGGCCAAAAAGGTCTACTTCCTGCCCAAGTATGAGAAAACCGGTGAACTGCTGCCCAACGTGGAAGTCCTCCGTGATAAGGTAAAAGAGTTTCAGGGCGGTGAAAGAATGGAAACCCTGCTTTTGGCTGAAGGCGGGGAGCTAAATGTGGACGGAGCCTTTCTGCTAAAAGAGCAGATGCCCATGGCCCAGCTGGTAAACGGTTTGGAATTGGTTGAAAAGCATATTAAAGTTGATACCAATATGGCTACCAATATTCCCGGAGTTTTTGCCGCCGGAGATGTGGCGGGTAAGCCGTATCAGGTAGCCAAGGCTGTGGGGCAGGGTCAGCTGGCTGCATTAAGTGCGGTGGCCTATGTGGACAGCAAGAAAGGGGCGCCGGTTTAA
- a CDS encoding AAA family ATPase → MDVSIADLRKAFEEVGYITDEQVIITVYLSLKLEKPLLIEGAPGVGKTELAKVLSQVFATDLIRLQCYEGLDENKALYEWNYQRQLLKIQISKETACTEDLEQDLFSREYLLERPLLKAIQAEEKPVLLIDEIDKTDEEFEAFLFEVLSDFQVSVPELGTLTANRIPMVVLTSNNERELSDGLKRRCVYLYLDYPSVEREIDIIQARVPQCGEKLAHEIARAVSLVRNEQEIKKKPSIAETLDWTRALLAMDKDRLNKNGVEQTLNMVLKTKGDMEAFEKKIGAERLAEYARSDKD, encoded by the coding sequence ATGGACGTTTCAATTGCTGATTTACGCAAAGCGTTTGAAGAAGTGGGTTATATTACCGATGAACAGGTGATTATCACCGTTTATCTGTCTTTAAAGCTGGAAAAGCCGCTTCTCATTGAAGGAGCCCCCGGTGTGGGTAAGACGGAACTGGCGAAGGTGCTTTCCCAGGTGTTTGCCACAGACCTGATTCGTCTGCAGTGTTATGAAGGACTGGATGAAAATAAAGCGCTTTATGAATGGAATTATCAGCGGCAGCTGTTAAAGATTCAGATTTCCAAAGAGACCGCCTGTACAGAGGACTTGGAACAGGATTTGTTTTCCCGGGAATATTTGCTGGAAAGGCCTTTGTTAAAAGCAATTCAGGCTGAGGAGAAGCCGGTTTTGCTGATTGACGAAATTGATAAGACCGACGAAGAGTTTGAAGCTTTTCTTTTTGAGGTTCTTTCTGATTTTCAGGTCTCAGTTCCCGAGTTGGGCACGCTGACTGCCAACCGGATCCCCATGGTGGTGTTGACCAGTAACAATGAGCGGGAGCTCTCCGATGGGTTGAAAAGGCGCTGTGTATACCTGTATCTTGATTACCCCAGCGTGGAGCGGGAAATCGATATTATCCAGGCGCGTGTTCCCCAGTGCGGTGAAAAACTGGCCCACGAAATTGCCCGTGCCGTTTCGCTGGTGCGCAATGAACAGGAAATTAAGAAAAAGCCCTCCATTGCCGAGACGCTGGACTGGACCCGGGCGCTTTTGGCCATGGATAAGGATCGCTTAAACAAAAACGGTGTGGAGCAAACGCTGAACATGGTCCTGAAAACCAAAGGAGATATGGAGGCTTTCGAGAAAAAAATCGGAGCCGAACGCCTGGCGGAATATGCACGGTCGGATAAGGACTGA
- a CDS encoding vWA domain-containing protein — translation MKNYLEINVVRFIHLLRHAGIRIGSGEVIDALQALTLMDLSDREAVRAALKATLVKRPGEQQVFDKAFDIFFAPPEMQQERQADYQQKQEYRQQMLDEATEDLSFQGTPMDISDQEKTVYASIPEQDREKLQDYINKTAGGKNVEEHFRPLLESVVKGSLSYWRKNLRNEIDLSEAPKTGDEELDAMVEGVGSGGGDGSLLEEDMQNIADKDVPRARALIRKLARQMVARISRRYRQSKKHKQLDLRKSIRHNIRFGGTMFRLRYRSRRIQKPKIVLICDVSGSMARYASFVMQFIYGIHDVVGSIESFVFSEDVERVTGYFQHGSDFNATMLEVVNRSTEWGRGTNLGASLKSLRQKYPDALSGQSYVLIVSDTKTMALEDSVQELEQIKRIVKDVIWLNTLPDDEWDGKSVQMFQKIVRMYPCNTLSDLEKVMRQKIIA, via the coding sequence ATGAAAAATTATCTGGAGATTAATGTGGTGCGCTTTATTCATCTGCTGCGCCATGCCGGTATCCGCATTGGCAGCGGAGAGGTAATTGATGCCCTGCAGGCCCTGACGCTGATGGATTTATCCGACAGGGAAGCGGTGCGTGCCGCCCTTAAGGCAACGCTGGTGAAACGGCCCGGTGAGCAGCAGGTGTTCGATAAAGCATTTGATATATTTTTTGCACCGCCGGAGATGCAACAGGAACGCCAGGCCGACTACCAGCAGAAACAGGAATACCGCCAGCAGATGCTGGATGAGGCCACCGAAGATCTGAGTTTTCAGGGAACTCCCATGGATATCTCCGACCAGGAGAAGACGGTGTATGCCAGCATTCCCGAGCAGGATCGGGAAAAACTGCAGGACTATATTAACAAAACGGCGGGCGGCAAGAATGTGGAAGAGCATTTTCGCCCCTTATTGGAAAGTGTGGTCAAAGGGTCGCTGTCTTACTGGCGTAAGAACCTGCGCAACGAAATAGATTTGTCTGAAGCGCCCAAAACCGGCGATGAAGAACTGGACGCCATGGTTGAAGGGGTGGGTAGCGGCGGTGGCGACGGCTCTTTGTTGGAAGAAGACATGCAAAATATTGCCGATAAAGATGTTCCCCGGGCCCGTGCCTTAATCCGTAAACTGGCACGGCAGATGGTGGCGCGGATTAGCCGGCGCTACCGGCAGAGCAAAAAGCACAAGCAGCTTGATTTACGTAAAAGCATCCGTCATAATATCCGCTTCGGCGGCACCATGTTCCGTCTGCGCTACCGCAGCCGCCGGATACAAAAACCTAAAATTGTGCTGATTTGTGATGTTTCCGGGTCCATGGCCCGCTACGCCAGTTTCGTGATGCAGTTTATCTATGGTATTCATGATGTGGTGGGCAGTATTGAAAGTTTTGTCTTTTCCGAGGACGTGGAACGGGTAACCGGCTATTTCCAGCACGGCTCGGATTTTAACGCCACCATGCTGGAGGTAGTTAACCGCTCAACGGAATGGGGACGCGGCACTAACCTGGGAGCGTCACTGAAGTCTCTCAGGCAAAAATACCCGGATGCCCTGTCCGGCCAGAGCTATGTGCTCATTGTCAGTGATACAAAAACCATGGCTTTGGAAGACAGTGTGCAGGAATTGGAGCAAATTAAAAGAATCGTTAAAGATGTCATCTGGCTCAACACACTGCCCGATGATGAATGGGACGGGAAATCTGTGCAAATGTTTCAGAAAATAGTGCGGATGTATCCCTGCAATACGCTGTCTGATTTAGAAAAGGTCATGCGGCAAAAAATAATAGCCTAG
- a CDS encoding ATP-binding protein, producing the protein MKQIAIAGKGGVGKTTFTALMLRHILKNKANKTVLAVDADPNANLNEALGLEVEDTISTMLEETKKPGAIPTGMTKEMFIEYKLQQALVETKSYDLLVMGNPQGSGCYCYPNDLLRKHLETLRDNYDYVTVDNEAGLEHLSRRIINNVHTLIVVSDASARSIRSAGRVHEIVKNVKLDLEEIGLVVTKVTGNEIEDLQPEIDKTGLKLLGTVPLDPLVAEYDVKSKALVDLPDDALSVQAVEQILNKINL; encoded by the coding sequence ATGAAACAGATTGCTATAGCCGGTAAGGGCGGTGTGGGCAAAACCACATTTACAGCGCTGATGCTGCGCCATATCCTAAAGAACAAGGCCAATAAAACAGTGCTGGCGGTGGATGCGGACCCCAACGCCAACCTAAATGAAGCGCTGGGCCTGGAAGTGGAAGACACCATTTCCACCATGCTGGAAGAAACCAAAAAACCCGGTGCTATTCCCACCGGCATGACAAAGGAAATGTTTATTGAATACAAACTGCAGCAGGCCTTGGTGGAAACTAAGAGTTACGACCTGTTGGTGATGGGTAATCCGCAGGGTTCCGGCTGCTACTGCTATCCCAATGACTTGTTGCGCAAACACCTGGAAACGCTGCGTGATAACTATGACTATGTAACTGTAGACAACGAAGCGGGCCTGGAGCATTTGAGCCGCCGCATCATCAATAACGTCCACACCCTGATTGTGGTCAGTGACGCTTCCGCCCGCAGTATTCGCTCTGCCGGCAGAGTTCATGAAATCGTAAAAAATGTGAAACTGGACTTGGAGGAAATCGGCCTGGTGGTCACCAAAGTAACAGGCAATGAAATTGAAGACCTGCAGCCGGAAATCGATAAAACCGGTCTGAAGCTTTTGGGCACCGTGCCGCTGGATCCCCTGGTTGCCGAATATGATGTAAAGAGCAAGGCGCTGGTGGACCTGCCCGACGATGCACTATCGGTGCAGGCGGTGGAACAGATTTTAAATAAGATCAACCTGTAG
- a CDS encoding LysM peptidoglycan-binding domain-containing M23 family metallopeptidase gives MRRKIIMLMLLPALMLLLAGCNEIEETFATDSQPPGIKEEETNSGDDLTTEDDASDEQENAKEDAEKEEETEGKEEKERESIPEDREEEIEYRVKKGDTLTKIAARYHVETEAIINKNELHNPNLIKAGELLVIPPPGVEIPVPDSLKRQKAEQPALREGGNKPAELDFKRMSAAQLINALSYMKMPIKGAAVTSVNGQLPNAPRSYRNGVHEGLDFYNTAGKSVRAVADGKIIRADHDFKEMTPKEYDKAIERAMAASITPEEILDKLRGMQVWIEHKDGVVTRYCHLDSISSDVKVGQSVSQGQTIGKVGNTGTKNSVVGENLSASGAPHLHFEIWYQGAFLGQGRPLSEVRKIYTQVLR, from the coding sequence ATGAGGCGCAAAATTATTATGTTAATGCTATTGCCGGCGCTGATGTTGTTATTAGCCGGCTGTAATGAGATTGAGGAAACCTTTGCAACGGATAGCCAGCCGCCAGGAATAAAAGAAGAAGAGACAAATTCCGGCGATGATTTAACGACTGAGGATGATGCGTCAGATGAGCAAGAAAATGCAAAAGAGGATGCAGAGAAAGAAGAGGAAACAGAGGGTAAGGAGGAAAAGGAGAGAGAAAGCATACCAGAAGACAGGGAGGAAGAAATAGAATACAGAGTCAAAAAAGGAGACACCCTAACTAAAATTGCGGCCAGGTACCATGTTGAAACAGAGGCAATAATTAATAAAAATGAACTGCACAATCCCAATTTAATTAAGGCGGGAGAGTTGCTCGTAATACCACCGCCAGGGGTGGAAATACCTGTTCCTGATTCTCTGAAGAGGCAGAAAGCAGAACAACCTGCTTTGCGGGAGGGGGGCAATAAACCGGCAGAATTAGATTTTAAAAGAATGTCGGCAGCTCAGCTTATTAACGCGCTCTCATATATGAAAATGCCCATCAAGGGGGCAGCTGTAACCTCAGTAAACGGACAGTTACCTAATGCCCCACGTAGCTATCGTAACGGTGTGCATGAAGGGTTGGACTTTTACAATACTGCAGGAAAGTCTGTACGGGCGGTGGCGGATGGGAAAATAATCCGGGCTGATCATGACTTTAAAGAGATGACGCCAAAAGAGTATGATAAAGCCATAGAAAGGGCAATGGCAGCCAGTATTACCCCGGAGGAGATTTTGGACAAGCTGCGCGGAATGCAAGTTTGGATTGAACATAAGGATGGTGTAGTGACCAGATATTGTCACCTGGATAGTATTTCTTCCGATGTGAAGGTCGGCCAAAGCGTAAGTCAGGGGCAAACAATTGGCAAGGTGGGCAACACAGGTACAAAAAACTCTGTGGTTGGGGAAAATTTAAGTGCCAGTGGTGCGCCGCATTTACATTTTGAAATCTGGTATCAAGGGGCTTTCCTGGGCCAGGGCCGTCCTTTAAGTGAAGTGCGCAAGATTTATACGCAAGTTTTAAGGTAA